The following are from one region of the Cyanobium gracile PCC 6307 genome:
- a CDS encoding acetyl-CoA carboxylase carboxyltransferase subunit alpha: protein MARRVLLEFEKPLVELEEQIEQIRQLARDSEVDVSQQLLQLETLATRRREEIFSSLSPAQKIQVARHPQRPSTLDYIQVITDEWIELHGDRRGNDDRALVGGVGRIGDQPVVLLGHQKGRDMKENVARNFGMASPGGYRKALRLMEHADRFRLPILSFIDTPGAYAGVKAEEEGQGEAIAVNLREMFRLRVPIIAVVIGEGGSGGALGIGVADRLLMFEHSVYTVASPEACASILWRDAAKAPAAAEALRITGADLLQLGLVDALLKEPSGGNHWAPIQAAETLRQALLSHLAELQTYSESALLEARYAKYRRMGQVLEGATPDPAHAP from the coding sequence ATGGCCCGCCGCGTCCTGCTGGAGTTCGAGAAACCGCTGGTGGAGCTCGAGGAGCAGATCGAGCAGATCCGCCAGCTGGCCCGCGATTCCGAGGTGGACGTGAGCCAGCAGCTGCTGCAGCTCGAAACCCTCGCCACCCGGCGGCGGGAGGAGATCTTCAGCTCCCTCTCCCCGGCCCAGAAGATCCAGGTGGCCCGCCACCCCCAGCGGCCCAGCACCCTCGATTATATCCAGGTCATCACCGATGAGTGGATCGAGCTGCACGGCGACCGCCGCGGCAACGACGATCGCGCCCTGGTGGGTGGTGTGGGTCGCATCGGCGACCAGCCCGTGGTGCTGCTCGGCCACCAGAAGGGCCGCGACATGAAGGAGAACGTGGCCCGCAACTTCGGCATGGCCTCTCCAGGCGGCTACCGCAAAGCCCTGCGGCTGATGGAGCACGCCGATCGCTTCCGCCTGCCGATCCTCAGCTTCATCGACACCCCCGGGGCCTACGCCGGCGTCAAGGCCGAGGAGGAGGGCCAGGGGGAGGCGATCGCCGTGAACCTGCGCGAGATGTTCCGGCTGCGGGTGCCGATCATCGCTGTGGTGATCGGGGAAGGGGGCTCCGGCGGCGCCCTCGGCATCGGCGTGGCCGACCGCCTGCTGATGTTCGAGCACAGCGTCTACACCGTGGCCAGCCCTGAGGCCTGCGCCTCGATCCTCTGGCGCGATGCGGCGAAGGCCCCCGCCGCCGCCGAGGCCCTGCGCATCACCGGCGCCGATCTGCTGCAGCTCGGGCTGGTGGATGCCCTGCTGAAGGAGCCCTCCGGGGGCAACCACTGGGCGCCGATCCAGGCCGCCGAAACCCTGCGCCAGGCCCTGCTCAGCCACCTCGCTGAGCTGCAGACCTACAGCGAATCCGCCCTGCTGGAGGCCCGCTACGCCAAGTACCGGCGCATGGGCCAGGTCCTGGAGGGGGCGACGCCGGATCCCGCCCACGCACCGTAG
- a CDS encoding aldehyde oxygenase (deformylating), translating to MPTVATTTSVDSSLDPVGPIEGSDLPDFSTAAYKDAYSRINAIVIEGEQEAHDNYMSLGTLLPDQAEELARLARMELKHMKGFTACGNNLGVTADMPFAQEFFSPLRNNFQAALKEGKVVTCLLIQALLIEAFAISAYHIYIPVADPFARKITEGVVKDEYTHLNYGQEWLKAHLEESRAELEQANRDNLPHVRRMLDRVAADAAVLHMEKEDLIEDFLIAYQDALTDIGFTPREIARMAAAALVG from the coding sequence ATGCCCACCGTCGCAACCACCACGTCCGTCGATTCCTCCCTGGATCCGGTGGGCCCGATCGAGGGGAGCGACCTGCCCGACTTCAGCACCGCCGCCTACAAGGACGCCTACAGCCGCATCAACGCGATCGTCATCGAAGGGGAGCAGGAAGCTCACGACAACTACATGTCCCTGGGCACCCTGCTGCCCGACCAGGCCGAGGAACTGGCCCGCCTGGCCCGCATGGAGCTGAAGCACATGAAGGGCTTCACCGCCTGCGGCAACAACCTTGGCGTCACTGCCGACATGCCCTTCGCCCAGGAATTCTTCTCCCCCCTGCGCAACAACTTCCAGGCGGCCCTCAAGGAGGGCAAGGTGGTCACCTGCCTGCTGATCCAGGCCCTGCTGATCGAAGCCTTCGCCATCTCGGCTTACCACATTTATATTCCTGTCGCCGATCCGTTCGCCCGCAAGATCACCGAAGGGGTCGTCAAGGACGAGTACACCCACCTCAACTACGGCCAGGAGTGGCTCAAGGCCCATCTCGAGGAGTCCCGCGCCGAGCTGGAGCAGGCCAACCGCGACAACCTCCCCCACGTGCGCCGCATGCTCGACCGCGTGGCCGCCGACGCCGCCGTCCTCCACATGGAGAAGGAGGATCTGATCGAGGATTTCCTGATCGCCTACCAGGACGCTCTCACCGACATCGGCTTCACCCCCAGGGAAATCGCCCGGATGGCCGCCGCGGCCCTGGTGGGCTGA
- a CDS encoding long-chain acyl-[acyl-carrier-protein] reductase, with translation MFGLIGHSTSFESARNLARSLGFEEYAEGDLDMWCSAPPQLVERISVTSPTGKRIEGAYIDSVFVPEMLSRFKTAKRKVLNAMELAQKSGIDITALGGFTSIIFEDFKLLREQQVRATTLDWTRFTTGNTHTAWVLCRQVEENAPKLGIDLRRAKVAVVGATGDIGSAVCRWLSQRTGVQELLLVARRPQPLADLQQELGGGRILPLEDALAEADVVVWVASLAQASTIDPSQLPRPCLMVDGGYPKNLDTRAAGDGIHVLKGGIVEFGSDIGWQMMEAAEMAKPQRQMFACFAEAMLLEFEGLHTNFSWGRNNISLEKMDLIGAASLRHGFQALGLEVQAAIPSLSIT, from the coding sequence ATGTTCGGCCTGATCGGTCATTCCACCAGCTTCGAGTCGGCCCGCAACCTGGCGCGAAGCCTGGGTTTTGAGGAGTACGCGGAGGGGGATCTGGACATGTGGTGCAGCGCTCCGCCCCAGCTGGTGGAGCGGATCAGTGTCACCAGCCCCACGGGCAAGCGCATCGAAGGGGCCTACATCGATTCGGTGTTCGTGCCCGAAATGCTGAGCCGCTTCAAGACGGCCAAGCGCAAGGTGCTCAATGCCATGGAGCTGGCACAGAAGAGCGGCATCGACATCACCGCCCTGGGGGGCTTCACCTCGATCATCTTCGAGGATTTCAAGCTGCTGCGGGAGCAGCAGGTGCGTGCCACCACCCTCGACTGGACGCGGTTCACCACCGGCAACACCCACACCGCCTGGGTCCTCTGCCGTCAGGTGGAAGAGAACGCCCCGAAGCTTGGCATCGACCTGCGCCGGGCGAAGGTGGCGGTGGTGGGTGCCACCGGTGACATCGGCAGCGCCGTCTGCCGCTGGCTCTCCCAGCGCACCGGCGTGCAGGAGCTGCTGCTGGTGGCCCGCCGGCCCCAGCCCCTGGCCGATCTCCAGCAGGAGCTCGGCGGTGGTCGCATCCTGCCCCTGGAAGACGCCCTGGCCGAAGCCGACGTGGTGGTCTGGGTCGCCAGCCTGGCCCAGGCCAGCACCATCGACCCCAGCCAGCTCCCCCGTCCCTGCCTGATGGTCGACGGCGGCTACCCCAAGAACCTGGACACCCGGGCCGCCGGCGACGGCATCCACGTCCTCAAGGGCGGCATCGTCGAGTTCGGCTCCGACATCGGCTGGCAGATGATGGAGGCCGCCGAGATGGCCAAACCGCAGCGCCAGATGTTCGCCTGCTTCGCCGAAGCGATGCTGCTGGAGTTCGAAGGGCTGCACACCAACTTCAGCTGGGGCCGCAACAACATCAGCCTCGAGAAGATGGATCTGATCGGCGCCGCCTCCCTTCGCCACGGTTTCCAGGCCCTGGGCCTGGAAGTCCAAGCAGCGATCCCCAGCCTCTCCATCACCTGA
- a CDS encoding creatininase family protein — translation MPTSTERRLASLSWTTVREQAARPGSTVLWPLGAVEQHGPLLPLGTDALFAERVAAAVLDRLDPELPIWRLPLQSLGFSPEHLGFPGTLSLPAGLLIDLVRAVGKGVAAAGFQRLVLFNAHGGQIGLLEAAARELRVLEPALAVLPCFLWRGVDGLGPLIPEPERSNGLHAGLAETSLMLFLEPAVAGPLPAADGPGEGQAPPAGWSLEGACPSAWRTQEISASGVIGDPFGASEALGRELFGRLVESWERRLEALLHSDWPPTSGGA, via the coding sequence ATGCCCACCAGCACCGAGCGACGCCTCGCCAGCCTCAGCTGGACGACGGTGCGTGAGCAGGCGGCCCGTCCGGGCAGCACGGTGCTCTGGCCCCTGGGCGCCGTCGAGCAGCACGGTCCGCTGCTGCCCCTGGGCACCGATGCCCTGTTCGCCGAACGGGTGGCCGCAGCGGTGCTGGACCGGCTCGATCCCGAGCTGCCGATCTGGCGCCTGCCGCTGCAGAGCCTCGGCTTCTCGCCGGAGCACCTGGGCTTCCCGGGGACCCTGAGCCTGCCGGCGGGGCTGCTGATCGACCTGGTACGCGCCGTCGGCAAAGGGGTCGCGGCCGCGGGCTTCCAGCGGCTGGTGCTCTTCAACGCCCATGGCGGCCAGATCGGCCTGCTGGAGGCGGCGGCCCGGGAGCTGCGGGTGCTCGAACCCGCCCTGGCGGTGCTGCCCTGCTTCCTGTGGCGCGGCGTCGATGGGCTCGGACCGCTGATTCCCGAACCGGAACGCAGCAACGGCCTCCACGCCGGCCTGGCCGAGACCAGCCTGATGCTGTTTCTCGAACCGGCCGTCGCCGGGCCCCTCCCCGCCGCCGACGGCCCCGGCGAGGGCCAGGCCCCGCCCGCCGGCTGGAGCCTGGAAGGGGCCTGCCCCAGCGCCTGGCGCACGCAGGAGATCAGTGCCAGCGGCGTGATCGGTGATCCGTTCGGCGCCAGCGAGGCGCTGGGCCGCGAGCTGTTCGGCCGGCTGGTGGAGAGCTGGGAGCGGCGACTGGAGGCCCTGCTGCACAGCGACTGGCCGCCGACCTCCGGCGGAGCGTGA